Within the Streptomyces sp. R41 genome, the region GATCAGCAGCACCAGGAGCAGCCGGCTCTCTCGTGTGTCCCTCACGTGCGGCGGCCGTGCCTTCCTCATTGGATTGGGTCAACAGGGGCGCACCCCGAGCAGAAGATGCCCAAGGGTGTGATGAGGCGGTTATGGGGGGGGCAGTTGTACGTGGCTGGTATGGGGGGCCGTTGTGGGGCTGATGTGGGGGCTGTTATGGGGGAGCTTATGACTCTTTGCCGGAGGAGTTTATGCCTCCATACCAACGATCCGCCGTACGAGGAGGGATCATCCCGTACGGCGGAATCGAAGTGTTACTTCATCTGCGGGGCTGGGCGTCCAGGACCTGCTGGAGCGCCTCGAACTCCTCGACGCACTTGCCGGAGCCGAGCGCCACGCTGTCCAGCGGGTCCTCGGCGATGTGGATCGGCATACCGGTCTCGCGGCGCAGCCGCTCGTCGAGGCCGCGCAGCAGGGCGCCGCCGCCGGTCAGAACGATTCCGCGGTCCATCACATCGCCGGACAGCTCCGGCGGACACTTGTCGAGGGTCGTCTTCACGGCGTCGACGATCGCGTTGACGGGTTCCTCGATCGCCTTGCGCACCTCGGCGGCCGAGATGACCACGGTCTTGGGAAGCCCGGAGACGAGATCCCGGCCGCGGATTTCGGTGTGCTCGTCAGTGTCGAGGTCGTACGCCGAACCGATCGTGATCTTGATCTGTTCGGCGGTCCGCTCACCGAGAAGAAGGCTGTACTCCTTCTTGATGTGCTGGATGATCGCGTTGTCCAACTCGTCGCCCGCGACGCGGATGGACTGGGCGGTGACGATGCCGCCGAGCGAGATGACCGCGACCTCCGTGGTGCCGCCGCCGATGTCCACCACCATGTTGCCTGTGGCCTCGTGGACCGGCAGGCCGGATCCGATGGCCGCGGCCATGGGCTCCTCGATGATGTGCACTTGGCGGGCGCCGGCCTGGGACGACGCCTCGATGACGGCACGGCGCTCGACCCCCGTGATGCCCGAGGGCACACAGACGACGACACGGGGGCGGGCGAGGTAGCGCCGCTTGTGGATCTTCAGGATGAAGTAGCGGAGCATGCGCTCGGTGATCTCGAAGTCGGCGATGACACCGTCCTTCAGCGGGCGCACGGCAACGATGTTGCCCGGCGTCCGTCCGATCATCTTCTTCGCTTCCGCGCCGACCGCGAGGATGCCACCGGTGTTGGTGTTGATCGCGACCACGGACGGCTCGTTGAGTACGATCCCGCGACCCCTGACGTACACCAGCGTGTTGGCGGTCCCGAGGTCGACAGCCATGTCACGGCCGATGAACGACATTGAGTTCCCCATCAGGATTCGTCTGGCCTTCCCAAGTGGAGCTTTGACGGCTTTTTAGGACGGCGAGTTGGGTGCAGCGACGTGAAGGCTTCCATCGTAGACGCGCCTGCCCGAACACTGCGCGAGGGTCTTCGCCATTGTCAGCAGATGACGGGCCGCCCCGCTTGTGGAGACGGTCCATCGGGGGAACGCGTTCCCCCGATCGGCACGCATATGCCACGGGACGACCGAAAAACTATCGGCCGTCCCAGGTCAGGTGTCCGAGTGACGTGACGGTCCCTCAGAAAATTCTTGGAAAATTGATGTCCGCGTGATGTCCGCGCGGCGCTTCGGACGCTGTCCGGGCCGCGCTTCGGACGATGCTCGCGCGATGCTTCGGACGATGTCCGGAGGGTGCTCAGACGCGGCCGGGGAAGAAGATCTTCAGCTCGCGCTCGGCGGACTCCTCGGAGTCGGAGGCGTGGATCAGGTTCTCACGGACGATCACGCCGTAGTCACCGCGGATGGAGCCGGGAGCGGCGGCGATCGGGTCGGTCGGACCCGCCAGCGCCCGGAGGCCCTCGATCACACGCTCGCCCTCGACGACCAGCGCCACGACGGGCCCGGATGCCATGAACTCCACCAGCGGCTCGTAGAAGGGCTTGCCCTTGTGCTCGCCGTAGTGCTGCTCCAGCGTGTCCTGGTCCAGCGTCCGCAGCTCCAGCGCGGTGATCTGCCAGCCGGCCTTGCGCTCGATACGGCTGATGATCTCGCCGGTCAGGCCGCGACGAACGGCGTCGGGCTTGAGGAGGACGAGGGTGCGCTGGCTCACGGGGTGGCTCCTTCAGGTCACAAGTGTGCGGGTCACCGAGGCTACAGGGCGTAGCTGGGTGCCCTTTCGGCCCGTCCGGCGTTTGAGGACGAGGCCGTCAAGGCCGAAGCGGGGGGTCTGGGGGCGGCAGCCCTCCAGGGACGATGGGGGTCCCCCCGCTCGAGCGAAGCCGAGAGTGGGGGAGGGCAGGGGCGGAGGGGGCGAACAACCCCGACGGCCACCCCTACGCCGGGTTCCCCCCGGCCTCGGCCGACGCGGACGCCGATGCCTGCGTCCCCGCCTGCGCGGCGAAGCGGGCCTTCGCCTCGTCGATCTTCCGCCCGTAGTGCACCGACGCCCACCACAGGGCGGCGAAGATCGCCCCGAGGAAGAACATCGACGGCACCACGAACCCACTCGCGATCAGCGCGATCTGCAGCGCCCAGCCGAGCTGGACACCGCCGGGCCGGGTGATCATGCCGCAGAGCAGCACGCTCAGCGCCATGACGACCCCGCTGACCGTCCACACCGTGGCCGTCGAGAGGTCGGGATCCTTCATGGCGACGAGCCCGGCGAAGCCGATGACAAAGAACTCGCCGATCAGCGTGGAAGCACAGAGCGTACGCACAGCGGTCAGCCCCTCCCCAGGAGCAGTCGGGCCTCGCCGACGGTGATGACGGAACCGGTGACCAGCACGCCCCCGCCCGCGTACTCGCCCTCCTCCTCGGCAAGCGTGATCGCGGCCTCCAGCGCGTCGTCGAGCCGCGGCTCGACCTGCACCCGGTCCTCGCCGAAGACCTCCACGGCGATTCCGGCCAGCTCGTCCGCGTCCATCGCGCGCTGACTGGAGTTCTGCGTGACGACGACCTCGGCGAAGATCGGCTCGAAGGCTTCGAGCAGCTCTCGTACGTTCTTGTCGCCGCTCGCGCCGACGACCCCGATCAACCGGCTGAAGTCGAAGACCTCGCTGACGGCCTCGGCGGTGGCGCGGGCGCCCGCCGGATTGTGCGCGGCGTCCACGACGACGGTCGGCGAGCGGCGTACGACCTCCAGGCGGCCCGGCGAGGTCACCGAGGCGAAGGCCTTGCGGACGGTGTCGATGTCGAGCCCCTGGGTGTGTGCGGAACCGACGCCGAAGAACGCCTCGACCGCGGCGAGCGCCACGGCGGCGTTGTGCGCCTGGTAGGCACCGTGCAGCGGCAGGAAGATCTCTTCGTACTCGCCGCCGAGTCCGCGCAGCGTCACCAACTGTCCGCCCACGGCGACCTGTCGCGCGACCACCCCGAACTCCAGGCCCTCCCGGGCCACGGTCGCGTCGACCTCGACGGCCTTCTTCAGCAGCACCTGGGCCGCGTCCACCGGCTGCTGCGCCAGGATGACCGTCGCGTCCTGCTTGACGATGCCGGCCTTCTCCGCGGCGATCTCGGCGTGCGTCTCGCCGAGACGGTCGGTGTGGTCGAGATCGATGGGCGTAACGACCGCGACGTCCCCGTCGATGACGTTGGTGGCGTCCCAGCTGCCGCCCATGCCGACCTCGACGACGGCGACGTCGACGGGGGCGTCCGCGAAGGCCGCGTAGGCCATGCCGGTCAGCACCTCGAAGAACGACAACCGGTACTCCTGCCGGCCGTCGACCATCTCCACGTACGGCTTGATGTCGTTGTACGCCTCGATGAACCGCTCAGCGGAGATCGGGGCGCCGTCGAGGCTGATGCGCTCGGTGATCGACTGCACGTGGGGGCTGGTGTAGCGGCCGGTGCGCAGGTCGAAGGCGCCCAACAGGGCCTCGATCATGCGGGCGGTGGAGGTCTTGCCGTTCGTGCCCGTGATGTGGATCGAGGGGTACGCGCGCTGGGGCTCCCCGAGGACGTCCATCAGCGCGGCGATACGGCTGACCGAGGGCTCCAGCTTGGTCTCGCCCCAGCGGGTCGCCAGCTCCGCCTCGACCTCGCGCAGCGCCTTGTCGAGCTCGGGGTCGGCCGGGCGGGCGGGGACGTCGGCCTGCTGGCCGCCGGCGCCCTGCGTGCGCAGGGTGCGGCTGCCGGCCTCGATCACCGCGAGGTCGGGGTCGCGGTCGGTCTCGGCCGCGACGATCTCGTCGAAGAGGCCGAACGGTTCGCTCGGCTCCGGCTCGTCTGACTCGCTGCTGTCGTGCGGGGGGAGGTCACTCACGAGGCCAGTCTACGGAGCCACCGCTGTGTCTGGGCGTGTGGGGTTTTCGCCCCCTCCGCCCCTGTCCTCCCCCACTCTCGGCTTCGCTCGAGCGGGGGGACCCCCATCGTCCCTGGGGGCTGCCGCCCCCAGACCCCCGCCAAAAGATCGCGCAGTTCCCCGCGCCCCTGAAAAGGGGCGCGGGGGCGAAAACGACTACCCCGCCGGTAGCTCCGTCACGACCTCGTACATCCCGTCCCGGCGCCCCGCCGAGAAGGTCCCGCCCGCTGTCCGTACCCGCTCCGCCATCCCGGCCGTGCCGGTGCCCGTGGAGACGGCGGCGTGGACGGCGGCGCCGGTCGCGGGCACGCGGTTGCGGATCTCGGCCCGCAACCGCCCCGTCGCGACCAGGACGTGCACATGCACGCTCTCACCGGGCGCATGCTTCGCCGCGTTCGTGAGGCACTCCTGCACCACCCGGTGCACAGCGGCCTGCCGGAGCGGCGACAGCCGGTACGCGGCACCGTCGACGAGCAGCTCGACGGGGCTGCCGACCCGCTCGCTCGCCGCCGCCAGCGCGGGCAGCGCGTCCAGCCCGGGCGTGGGCGCACCGTCGACACCCCGCTGGACGATGATCTCGTTCAGCATCCGGTGGGCACCGCGCGCGGTCTCCGACAGTTCTTCGAAACCGTCCGAGTACGCCGACTCGCGCGCCCGCCGCGCCAGCACCTGCGAGCGCACGCTCAGCAGCGTCAACTCGCGCCCCACGAAGTCGTGCACATCCCGGGCGATCCTCGACCGCTCCCGCTGCACCGCCTGCAGCGCGGCCGTCTCCGCCCGCTGAGCCTCCAACTCCAGCTCCAGCCCCTGCCGGTTCGCCGCGATCCCGACCCCTGCCGCGAGCCCCCCGATCGGCACCACCAGGCTGAGGAAGTCGCTCAGCGACTCCCCGCGGTGCGGCGGCCACCCGGGCAGCTCGAAGAGGACGTACGCGACGAGGACGTATCCCACGACGCCGAGCACGCCCGCCCGCCGTCCGCGGTACCGGCCGAGGGAGTACAGCACGAACTGCGCCATCGTCAGCTCGTGCAGCCACCCGAGAAACACGAGTGAGACGACGTACGGCACCCACGGCGCCGTTCGCCGCAGCAGCAGCGTCGCCGAGCCCAGCGCGAGGACGGCGGCGGCCATCGGCCCGTTGAGCGAGTTGTCCGCCTCGGCGAGGCCGGGGATGTCGAGACTGGTCAGTCCGAGGCAGGTGAGCGCGGCGAGGACGTCGAGGCCGCGCGGGGAGCCGGTCGCCCGATCCACCGCACGCCCGACGCGGCGACGGCCCGCGGCCGCCGCCTGGCGCAGCGCGGGGGCGACGGGCAGGTCGTGCATTCCCTCATCCTCCGGGCCCCGTCTCTCCGATTCATCAGACTTTTGGCCCCTTTTTGTATGCAATGGAGTGATATGCGCCACGAGGACCGTCGCCGCCCTGACGTGGAACCGAACCGCCACCGACGCGGTCGTACGACGGACGAAGGCCCCCGGAACCATGGAGGTTCCGGGGGCCTTCGCACACGTACAACCGGCGGCTACGCCTCCGGCAGGCGGTCCAGCTGTGCCTTGATGCGGGCGATGTCCTCGTCCGCCTTGGCGAGCCGCGTGCGGATCTTCTCCACGACGTGGTCCGGGGCCTTGGCGAGGAACGCCTCGTTGCCGAGCTTGGCGTTCGCCTGGGCCTTCTCCTTCTCGGCGGCGGCGAGGTCCTTGGCGAGGCGCTTGCGCTCCGCGGCGACGTCGATCGTGCCGGACAGGTCGAGCGCGACCGTGGCGCCCGCGACCGGCAGCGTCGCCGTGGCCGAGAAGCTCTCGCCCTCCGGCTGCAGGCGCAGCAGCTGGCGGATGGCCGCCTCGTGCGGGGCCAGCGCGGTCCCGTCGAGGGTCAGCCGGGCCGGGACGCGCTGGCCGGGCTGCAGGCCCTGGTCGGCACGGAAGCGGCGGACCTCCGTGATGACCTGCTGGAGCGTGTCGATCTCGCGCTCGGCGGCGGCGTCGCGGAAGCCGCTGTCGGTCGGCCAGTCGGCGACGACGACCGACTCGCCACCGGTGAGGGTGGTCCAGAGGGTCTCCGTGACGAACGGGACGATCGGGTGGAGGAGACGAAGGGTCACGTCCAGGACCTCACCGAGGACCCGGCCGGAGACCTTCGCGGGCTCGCCGCCGCCCATGAACGTCGTCTTGGACAGCTCGACGTACCAGTCGAAGACCTCGTCCCACGCGAAGTGGAACAGGGCGTCGGACAGCTTGGCGAACTGGAAGTCGTCGTACAGCGCGTCGACCTCGGAGACCACCGAGTTGAGCCGGGACAGGATCCAGCGGTCGGTGGCCGACATCTGCTCGGGCGAGGGCAGCGGGCCCTCGATCGTCGCGCCGTTCATCAGCGCGAAGCGCGTGGCGTTCCAGATCTTGTTGGCGAAGTTGCGGGAGCCCTGGACCCAGTCCTCGCCGATCGGGACGTCGACGCCGGGGTTGGCGCCGCGGGCGAGCGTGAAGCGCAGGGCGTCGGAGCCGTACTTGTCCATCCAGTCCAGCGGGTTGACCGCGTTGCCGAAGGACTTCGACATCTTCTTGCCGAACTGGTCGCGGACCATGCCGTGCAGGGCGATGGTGTGGAACGGCGGGGTGCCGTCCATCGCGTACAGGCCGAACATCATCATCCGGGCGACCCAGAAGAAGAGGATGTCGTAGCCGGTGACCAGGACGGAGTTCGGGTAGAACTTCGCGAGCGATTCGGTCTGTTCGGGCCAGCCCATCGTGGAGAACGGCCAAAGACCGGAGGAGAACCAGGTGTCGAGGACGTCGGTGTCCTGATGCCAGCCCTCGCCGGTCGGAGCCTCGTCGTCGGGACCGACGCAGACGACCTCGCCGTTCGGGCCGTACCAGACCGGAATGCGGTGCCCCCACCACAACTGCCGTGAAATGCACCAGTCGTGGAGGTTGTCGACCCAGTCGAAGTACCGCTTCTCCATCTCCTGGGGATGGATCTTGACCTTGCCCTCGCGGACCGCGTCACCGGCGGCCTTCGCGAGCGGGCCGACCTTGACCCACCACTGCATGGACAGGCGCGGCTCGATGGTGGTCTTGCAGCGCGAGCAGTGGCCGACGCTGTGGACGTACGGCCGCTTCTCGGCGACGATCCGGCCCTCGGCGCGCAGCGCGGCGACGATGGCGGAGCGGGCCTCCAGCCGGTCCAGGCCCTGGAAGGGGCCGTGGGCGGTGATGACCGCGTGCTCGTCCATGATCGTGATGGCCGGCAAGTCGTGCCGCTGCCCGATCTCGAAGTCGTTAGGGTCGTGAGCCGGGGTGACCTTGACGGCGCCCGTGCCGAACTCGGGGTCGACGTGCTCGTCGGCGACGACCGGGATGGAACGGTCGGTCAGCGGCAGCCTGATGAGCTTGCCGACCAGATGCCTGTACCGCTCGTCCTCCGGGTGAACGGCGACGGCCGTGTCACCGAGCATGGTCTCGGCACGCGTGGTGGCGACGACGATGGTGTCGTCCCCGTCGCCGTACTTCATGGAGACGAGCTCGCCGTCGTCGTCCTGGTACTCGACCTCGATGTCGGAGATGGCGGTCAGGCAGCGCGGACACCAGTTGATGATGCGCTCGGCGCGATAGATCAGCTCGTCGTCGTAGAGCCGCTTGAAGATGGTCTGAACGGCCTGCGAGAGCCCTTCGTCCATGGTGAAGCGCTCACGAGACCAGGCGACGCCGTCGCCGAGGCGGCGCATCTGTCCGCTGATCTGCCCACCGGACTCGGCCTTCCACTGCCAGACGCGCTCGACGAAGGCCTCACGGCCCAGGTCGTGCCGGGACTTGCCCTCCTTGCCGAGCTCCCGCTCGACGACGTTCTGCGTGGCGATACCGGCGTGGTCCATGCCGGGCTGCCACAGCGTCTCGTAACCCTGCATGCGCTTGCGGCGCGTAAGGGCGTCGATGAGGGTGTGCTCGAATGCGTGCCCGAGGTGCAGGCTGCCCGTGACGTTCGGGGGCGGGATGACGACGGTGTACGGAGGCTTGTCGCTCTTGGCGTCGGCCTCGAAGTAACCGCGCTCTACCCAGCGCTCGTACAGCGGCCCCTCTACGTCGGCCGGCGCGTACTGGGTCGGCAGTTCGGTGTGGGGCGCTGATGGCTGCTGCTGAGCGTTGTCGGTCACGGGGTCAGTTTAGGGGCGTCACCGCCCTGTCCCGAAACGCGATTCTTTCGTAACGGTGAGGCCCCCGGGAGCCTGGCCGGGTGACCTGTGCGCCAGGATGTCAGGAACACATAAGCATCTGGAGGGGAACCCAGTAATGAGCTACAACCAGCCGGGCCCGTACGGCGGGCAGCCCCAGCAGCCCGGACCGTACGGTCAGCCGGGCCCCTACGGCCAGCAGCCGCAGGCCCCCCAGCCCGGCTACGGCTACCCGCAGCAGGCTCCCCCCGCGCAGCCCGGCTACGGCTACCCCCAGCAGGCTCCCCAGGGTGTCCCGCCGCAGACTCCCCCCTACGGCCAGCAGCCCGCGTACGGCCAGCAGCCCTACGGCGCCGTGCCGCAGCCGCCCGCCCCGAGCGGCGGCAAGAAGAAGACGGGCCTGATCATCGGCGCCGTCGCCGTCGTGGCAGCGATCGCGGTGGGGGCGTACTTCGTGATCGGCGGGGGTGGGGGTTCCGACGTCGCCGACGACGGTCCGCACAAGCTGACGACTCCGGCGACGGTGCTCACCGACTACAAGAAGGACAACAGCGCCGACAGCGGCGGCTTCGACGAGAACGACGTCAAGGACGCCGAGAAGCACGGCGTGAAGAACGCCAAGGACGTTCACGCCGGCTACCAGTCGGGGGACGAGGAGACCAGTCCGCTGACCGTGAAGGCGATCAACTTCATGGGCGTGTACGGCGAGATCGACGATCCTGAGTCGGTCGTCGACGCCATGTTCGCCGAGATGAAGAAGGACACCAAGAGCGACGAGGGTGAAATCGTCGGCAGCCCCAAGGCGTTCACCCCCGCCGGCCTGGACGGCGCGGTCCTGAAGTGCCAGGAGATCAAGTACAAGGGCGACTCGTCCTCCTCCAGCTCCTCGGCCGGACCCAAGGAAATCAGCATGCCGGTGTGCATCTGGGGTGACCACAGCACCCTGGGCGTCATCATCCAGGCCGATGTGGCCAACGCCATGACGGGCAAGAGCGCCGACCTGAGCGCGGGGGCCGACCTCACGGCCAAGTTCCGCAAGGAAGTCCGCGTCAAGATCTGACGACTGCACGGCAGTTCGCGCCCATGGGCGCCCGGCGAGTCTGCTGGGCGCCCATGGCGCGTACGGGCCGACGTCAGGCTCGTACGCACGCCCCCTGTGCGTCTGCCGGGCTGACGTGTATCTGTATCAGCTGGTTGAGGCAATTGGGGTTCCAGGCCTTGCCGAGCCCGACGTCAATCGCACCATGACTGCATGCCGTCTTCACCTTGGGTCCAACCAAGTACCCGTGGTTGCCGATGTAGTTCACGCAGGTGCTCTGATTGGCTTGTGCTGATGTCGCCACCACGACCGGCGTGATGGCCGCCGCAGCAACCACGGACAGTGCTGTGAACGCGCGTCTCATCCTCGTGTTCTTGCCTCCCGTTTCACTTGCCGCGAGGTGGTCGGCCTCGCGGTGATCAAGAAGATCACCCGAAGCCGGCGTCGCACAAGTGACCGACCTCGACGTGGCTTGATCCGGGCATGCAGCGACGGAGGGGGCGCCCAGCGGAATCCGCTGGGCGCCCCCTCCGTCGTAAGGGAACCGGCTACGCCGTCTTCTGCTCGCCCGGGCCCCGTCCGCGGGCATCCCGCGGAATCAGCGTCGGGTTCACGTTCGAGTGGACGACGTCCGCGGTGATGACGACGCGGGCCACGTCCTTGCGGGACGGGACCTCGTACATCACCGACATCAGGACTTCCTCCATGATGGCGCGCAGGCCGCGCGCGCCGGTCTGGCGGAGGATGGCCTGGTCGGCGATGGCTTCCAGCGCCTCGCGCTCGAAGTCCAGTTCCACGCCGTCGAGTTCGAAGAGGCGCTGGTACTGCTTCACCAGAGCGTTGCGGGGCTCGACCAGGATCTGGAGGAGGGCCTCGCGGTCCAGGTTGTGGACCGAGGTGATCACCGGGAGGCGGCCGATGAACTCGGGGATCATGCCGAACTTGACCAGGTCCTCGGGCATGACGTCCTCGAACTGGTCCTTGGACTCCAGCTCGCGCTTCGAGCGGATCGTCGCCCCGAAGCCGATTCCCTTGGCGCCGGCACGGGATTCGATGAGCTTCTCCAGGCCCGCGAAGGCGCCGCCCACGATGAACAGGACGTTCGTCGTGTCGATCTGGATGAACTCCTGGTGCGGGTGCTTGCGGCCGCCCTGGGGCGGGACCGACGCCGTCGTGCCTTCGAGGATCTTGAGGAGGGCCTGCTGGACGCCCTCGCCCGACACATCTCGCGTGATCGACGGGTTCTCGCTCTTACGAGCCACCTTGTCGATCTCGTCGATGTAGATGATGCCCGTCTCGGCCTTCTTGACGTCGTAGTCGGCCGCCTGAATGAGCTTGAGCAGGATGTTCTCCACGTCCTCGCCCACGTACCCAGCCTCCGTCAGCGCCGTCGCGTCGGCGATGGCGAACGGCACGTTCAGCATGCGGGCCAGGGTCTGGGCGAGCAGTGTCTTGCCGGAGCCCGTGGGGCCCAGCAGCAGGATGTTGGACTTCGCCAATTCAATGGCGTCGTCGCGATTTTGACCCGTGCTGTTCTCGCCGGCCTGGACCCGCTTGTAGTGGTTGTACACCGCGACCGAGAGAGCTTTCTTGGCCGACTCCTGGCCGACCACGTACCCCTCGAGGAACTCGTAGATCTCGCGGGGCTTCGGGAGCTCCTCCCAGCGGACCTCGCTCGTCTCCGCGAGCTCTTCCTCGATGATCTCGTTGCAGAGATCGATGCACTCGTCGCAGATGTACACACCGGGGCCTGCGATGAGCTTCTTGACCTGCTTCTGGCTCTTGCCACAGAACGAGCACTTGAGCAGATCGCCGCCGTCACCGATGCGTGCCACGGTGTGCTTCCCCTTCGCCTGGGAGACGCCTAGGTCCAGCGGCTCCTGGTGCTGCCTTATGTCCGACGGTACCTTGCCGAGCCCCCCGTTCGGGCCCCCCTTGGCGTGGTTCACTTTGTCGTGAACCACGCCAAGGAGCGGCAGACGATACAGCGATACGTCAGACGATCGCGGAACTGTTCATCTTGCGGGTGGAGATGATCTGGTCGATCAGGCCGTACGCGAGCGCGTCCTCAGCGGTGAGGATCTTGTCGCGCTCGATGTCCTCGCGGATCTTCTCGATCGGCGTGGTCGAGTGCTTGGCCAGCATCTCTTCCAGCTGCGCGCGCATCCGGAGGATCTCGTTCGCGGCGATTTCGAGGTCCGAGACCTGGCCGCGGCCGGTCTCGCTGTAGGGCTGGTGGATCAGCACACGGGCGTTCGGAAGCGCCATGCGCTTGCCCGGCGTACCGGCGGCCAGCAGGATCGCGGCGGCCGAGGCCGCCTGGCCCATGCAGACCGTCTGAATGTCGGGCTTCACGAACTGCATCGTGTCGTAGATGGCCGTGAGGGCCGTGAAAGAGCCACCGGGGCTGTTGATGTAGACCGAGATGTCACGGTCGGGGTCCATCGACTCCAGGCACAGCAGCTGCGCCATGACGTCGTTGGCGGAGGCGTCGTCGATCTGCACGCCGAGGAAGATCACGCGCTCCTCGAAGAGCTTCGCGTACGGGTCGTACTCACGCACGCCCTGCGAGGTGCGCTCGACGAAGCGCGGGATGACGTAGCGGGACTCCGCGCGAGGACCGGTGTACTCGGCCTGCGTGCGGGCGTGGAGGCCGCTGCCGGGGAAGTCGTTCACTGTGTCTCCTGAAGAGCCTGATAAGGGCTGAGGCGGTCGGCTGGGGGCGCTGGGCGGCTCGCGCCGCCCCTGGGGGCGGTGGAGAAGCCCTGCGCCGCCCTGGAGGGCGCTGAGGGGCTTACGCCGCCCCGGTGCCGCCGCCGCCCGGCATACCGGCAGCGGTGGGCATGATGTCGTCGATGAGGCCGTACTCCTTGGCCTCGATCGGGTCGAACCAGCGGTCGCGGTCCGAGTCACGAGTGATCTGCTCGACCGTCTGTCCGGTGTGGAAGGAGGTCAGCTCCGCCATCCGCTTCTTGGTGTGCAGCAGCCGCTCGGCGTGGATCTTGATGTCCGACGCGGAGCCGGCGAGGCCGGCGGAGGGCTGGTGGATCAGGATCTCGGCGTTCGGCAGGGCGAAGCGCTTGCCGGGGGTGCCGGCGCTGAGCAGGAACTGGCCCATCGAGGCCGCCATGCCCATGGCGATGGTCACCACGTCGTTCTTGATGTACTGCATGGTGTCGTAGATCGCCATGCCGGCCGTGATCGATCCGCCGGGGCTGTTGATGTAGAGGTAGATGTCCTTGTCCGGGTCGGAAGCAAGGAGCAGCAGCTGCGCCGTGATCTTGTTGGCGATGTCATCGTCGACCGCCTGGCCGAGGAAGATGATCCGCTCGCCGAGCAGCCGGTTGTAGACCTGGTCGCCGAGGCCACCACCGATGGAGGGGTCGCCGGCGGCGGAGGGCATCAGATTCGTCACGTATCCACCTGCTCGTCTTACGACGGCGCCGGGCCGTCTCACGTCTTCTGCTGGGGGCGTGGGACCCCGGTCCAACACCGCTCGGGCGGCTTCGGGGACTCCCCTGCCCTCGTATTCATGGACCCTAACGCGCGGGTCCCTCCGGTGAATCCCGCAGAAGGAACTGTTCGCTGTGAGCGCAGGTCGGGCGCCCCGCCGGGCGCGCCCCGCAAGGGGCGCGGGGAACCGCGCGATCAGCCCACGAAAGGCCGCATTCGCCGAGAGAGCGCCCCTGGCAGACGCGTCTGCGGGTTTGGCGGGGGTTGCTCGCGCCCACGCGGCGGAGCCGCAGATGTCACAGCCCGCGCCCAAAAGCCCGACGGGGCCCCCGGTGTCCCCGGGAGCCCCGTCCAGCTGTACAGCGAGGCTGATCAGGCCTCGGTGGTCTCCTCGGCGGAGCCGTCGGCGGCCTCACCCTCGGTGACCTCGGCGGCGACCTCCGTGGCCGTCTCCGTCTCGTCCTCGTCCTCGAGGTCGACGATCTCGCCGTTCGTGTCCTTGACCGTGGCGGCCTCGACGACGACCGCGAGGGCCTTGCCGCGGGCGACCTCGCCGACGAGCATCGGGACCTGGCCGCCCTCGACGACGGCCTGGGCGAACTGGTCGGGGGACATGCCGGAGGAGGCAGCGCGCCGCATGAGGTGCTCGGTGAGCTCCTCCTGGTTGACGTTCAGCTTCTCCTTGTTGACGAGCTCGTCCAGGACGAACTGCGTCTTGATGCCCTTGACCGCGGCTTCCTTGGTCTCGGCGTCGAACTCTTCCTCGGTCTTGCCCTGGATCTCCAGGTACTTCGCGAGGTCGAGACCCATCTGGCCGAGCTGGTGGTGCTCGAGGTTGTGCTTACGGGTGTTGATCTCGTCCTCGAGCAGCTTCTCGGGGACGGGCACCTCGACCAGCTCGAGCAGCTTCTCCAGGACGCGCTCCTGGGCCTGCGTGGCCTGGTCGTACTGCT harbors:
- the ndk gene encoding nucleoside-diphosphate kinase — encoded protein: MSQRTLVLLKPDAVRRGLTGEIISRIERKAGWQITALELRTLDQDTLEQHYGEHKGKPFYEPLVEFMASGPVVALVVEGERVIEGLRALAGPTDPIAAAPGSIRGDYGVIVRENLIHASDSEESAERELKIFFPGRV
- a CDS encoding sensor histidine kinase, with the protein product MHDLPVAPALRQAAAAGRRRVGRAVDRATGSPRGLDVLAALTCLGLTSLDIPGLAEADNSLNGPMAAAVLALGSATLLLRRTAPWVPYVVSLVFLGWLHELTMAQFVLYSLGRYRGRRAGVLGVVGYVLVAYVLFELPGWPPHRGESLSDFLSLVVPIGGLAAGVGIAANRQGLELELEAQRAETAALQAVQRERSRIARDVHDFVGRELTLLSVRSQVLARRARESAYSDGFEELSETARGAHRMLNEIIVQRGVDGAPTPGLDALPALAAASERVGSPVELLVDGAAYRLSPLRQAAVHRVVQECLTNAAKHAPGESVHVHVLVATGRLRAEIRNRVPATGAAVHAAVSTGTGTAGMAERVRTAGGTFSAGRRDGMYEVVTELPAG
- a CDS encoding rod shape-determining protein — its product is MSFIGRDMAVDLGTANTLVYVRGRGIVLNEPSVVAINTNTGGILAVGAEAKKMIGRTPGNIVAVRPLKDGVIADFEITERMLRYFILKIHKRRYLARPRVVVCVPSGITGVERRAVIEASSQAGARQVHIIEEPMAAAIGSGLPVHEATGNMVVDIGGGTTEVAVISLGGIVTAQSIRVAGDELDNAIIQHIKKEYSLLLGERTAEQIKITIGSAYDLDTDEHTEIRGRDLVSGLPKTVVISAAEVRKAIEEPVNAIVDAVKTTLDKCPPELSGDVMDRGIVLTGGGALLRGLDERLRRETGMPIHIAEDPLDSVALGSGKCVEEFEALQQVLDAQPRR
- a CDS encoding folylpolyglutamate synthase/dihydrofolate synthase family protein — translated: MSDLPPHDSSESDEPEPSEPFGLFDEIVAAETDRDPDLAVIEAGSRTLRTQGAGGQQADVPARPADPELDKALREVEAELATRWGETKLEPSVSRIAALMDVLGEPQRAYPSIHITGTNGKTSTARMIEALLGAFDLRTGRYTSPHVQSITERISLDGAPISAERFIEAYNDIKPYVEMVDGRQEYRLSFFEVLTGMAYAAFADAPVDVAVVEVGMGGSWDATNVIDGDVAVVTPIDLDHTDRLGETHAEIAAEKAGIVKQDATVILAQQPVDAAQVLLKKAVEVDATVAREGLEFGVVARQVAVGGQLVTLRGLGGEYEEIFLPLHGAYQAHNAAVALAAVEAFFGVGSAHTQGLDIDTVRKAFASVTSPGRLEVVRRSPTVVVDAAHNPAGARATAEAVSEVFDFSRLIGVVGASGDKNVRELLEAFEPIFAEVVVTQNSSQRAMDADELAGIAVEVFGEDRVQVEPRLDDALEAAITLAEEEGEYAGGGVLVTGSVITVGEARLLLGRG
- a CDS encoding DUF4233 domain-containing protein — encoded protein: MRTLCASTLIGEFFVIGFAGLVAMKDPDLSTATVWTVSGVVMALSVLLCGMITRPGGVQLGWALQIALIASGFVVPSMFFLGAIFAALWWASVHYGRKIDEAKARFAAQAGTQASASASAEAGGNPA